Below is a genomic region from Bos javanicus breed banteng chromosome 13, ARS-OSU_banteng_1.0, whole genome shotgun sequence.
CACTGAACAGTACAGCCTTAGACAGCAGATGCtactattttctatatttaatacatgaagaaaatgaagctcagaaagATAAAAGAACTTGTTTCAAGATCGCAAAACTAAGTTGTGCCAAAACCTGTGTTCTTACGCACTTTGCTGTGTGACAGTGGGTGTGTCATTTAACCTTCCTGGGCCAGCTGGATCATCTCTCATCATACCTGCTCTGCCTGCTTCTGGGCAgttgaggatgcagagaaattacACTGTAATGAAACGCTTGATGCGTTAACAAGACCCTGGCTTTCAGGTGGCTGATAGCTATGACTGAATTTTAGCTCCCCAGTATCGCTGGGCAGGTATGATTATCCTGAAGGCACTGACACTCAGAGAGGTTACGGGCTCATCCAAGACCCTCAGACACCTGCCCACCTGCGCAGGTCCAGCTGGGTGCGCAGCGCCTTCCCCCGGAGGGCCATCTTGGCGCTGAGTCGGGCATCCTGGGTGGGAAAGCAGGGAGGGTGGTGTTACTGCCCCAAAGTGGGTGGTGGCCCCCCTCCTTGACCCTCTGCATCCCCTGCTCTGGTGTCCGGACCATGATCATGCTGGACAGCTGGACCTCGGGCTGGTTGGGTGGCACCAGGGCGATGGTGACACTGGTGGTGACAGAGACAGTGGTGCCCGAGGGCTTGATGGTGCAACGCGGAGGCTCCATGACCCGCAGCTCCAGCTTCAGCGGAGAGTCGATCACTGCCGGGCTCTGGGGACACAGCAGGGAGGGCCGGTCAAGTCCTCCCCGAGGAGTCCCTGGGGAGGAGTGGGTAGTTTTACCCTCTGGGGGCACACAAACACAAATAGGAAGACAGCGATGGCTTCCAGAACCCTCCAGGACTGTGTCCAGCCTCTGCCTTTGCTCAGACAGGGAATGTCTCGTTCCAGGAatgcctccttccttctctctctgttttcccaTGTTCTCAATATTCAGGACCCAGCTCCAATCCAGACTCCTCCAGCACAGTCTCTTTGCACTTAAAcaccccagggaattccctggtggtccagtggttaggatctgCCTCCAACTAGgagggtccggaagatcccctggggaaggaaacggccacccactccagtattcttgtctggagaatcccatggacagaggagcctggcgggctgcagtctatgggatcacaaagagtcggacacaacttagcgactaaaccaccgccaccagcagtggttaggactccgtacTTTCACTGCCGTGGGCCTGGGTACaatccaggtcagggaactaagatcccacaagccacatgacttgacaaaaaaattaataaataacaaaacTCAGCCCCCTGCCATACCTTTCTTCTTGAACCTGCTGAGCTATTCTACAGGCAGTGTAGTGACCACCTGCTTGCTTTTCACCAAACACTTCACACATGTTCGCTCATTTAAACCTCACAGTAACTGTGAAGCAGGTATTAACTTACACCCACTTTTGAGATGGGAAAATTGAAGCAGAGGGAGGTTAAGTAACCTGTCCAAGTTGTGTTGCTCAGTTGAAGAACTGGGACTGAGACCCAGGCAATCATGGCAACAGAGTCCATGCTCGGCCACGACAATGATGCCACTGATGACGACAAGGATAGTGTTCGTAGCAGCTGGTGTTGTAATTATAAGTATTAATGCATTCAACCCTCATGACAACTCTGGGAGGCTACATAGTATAGAGAAGTAGGGTAACCTTGAATCACCGAGATTCAtacccaggttcaaatcccagctccatcaTTTTATAAGCTAGAACCAAGGACAAGTccaaagactctaatgctgggagggattggaggcaagaggagaaggggaccacagaggatgagatggctggatggcatcactgactcgatggacgtgagtctgagtgaactccaggagttggtgatggacagggaggcctggcgtgctgtgattcatggggtcgcaaagtcggacacgactgagcgactgatctgatctgatctgaaagtaatggacatgggtttgggtaaactccgggagttggtgatggacagggaggcctggtgtgctgcagtccatggggtcgcaaagagtcggacacgactgaggaactgaaccaaactgaagtatttctttaaaaattttaactccaTTAAACaagggaaaagaagcaaaaaggataatacccggatctcccacattgcaggcagattctttaccatctgagccagcagggaggccCAGATTGATATTTCAGTTGCTATTAAAGTCCCTACACTGGCCTGCCTTGGGTTCTCAGCCCAGCTTCTTCATCCTGGTTTTCGTGAAAGAGACGAAGCAAGAGTAGCAAAGTCTTCCTTGCAGACCTGGGAACCTTCATTGACTCTGGCCAAGTCAGAGGCTGTGGCCACTGGCAGGAGGCCAGGCCTTCTGTCTACTCTGTGGCTGCCGCTGGGGGCCCTGCTCGCCTCGCCAGTCGCCTCGTGGGTGTACACTTGATGTGCCCACCCACCTGACCaggctcccacctcccacccacacTCACCATCAGGACGATGCTCCCAAAGTAGGAGGCCCTCAACACCATATCCAGGTCATGAGGCACCTGCACAGGGGAACTGGGGGTAAGGCAGAAGGCCCATCACAGGCCCCCACCTCACAAACAGATCCCGGCTTACCTTGTCCCCCACCAGCGAGAGCTTCAGGGCTCCTGCCCGGAAGTAGCTCTCCATGGCAGAGTCAAAGAAGAACTCAGAGAAGGCCACGTACACCATCCGCTCTTCCTCCTGCAGCTGGGGCTCCACCGCCCGGTTGGACAGACTCCAGTTGGCCTCAGTCAGGGGATAGAAGGCCCCCTAGTTTTGGAGGATCGGGGTCAGGGCCAGGCAGACTGGTCCGGCACCCAGGTGTCTCGAGGCATATAATTCACTGTCCCCAGACAACATGGTGGAGGATTGGACCTCGTTGTTGACCTTGGGGGGACTCAACAGGTACTTTCCTTAAAAAGCATGGAAAGGAGGGTAGCTGGAGTGCTCCGAGGCCGCAGTCCCATCCGACTGAAGGAGGGACACAAGAAAGGGCTCAAGGGGGAGGTGGCCCTTGAGTGGGCCTTGAAAACTAGACAGTAATAATGATGGCAACTACTGCCTCCATGTACGGAGTACTTCTGTGCCGTTTACCTAGACCAACTCCTTTAATCCACATAACATCCCATGAGATTATCTTTTCTTACTGTATTATTTCTATTTACATTTGAGGAAACAGGTACAGAAACGTTAAGCCACTGGCTTaatatcacacagctagtaagtggcagagccgggAGCTGATCTTCTGGCATTCTAACTGGACTCTGCTCTGAAACTCTGCAACACTCCATTAGGAAAAGCAATGGCCATGGCTACAGACTAGCTGAGGGGCCTTGGACAAGGGACATGGCCTCCCTGAGCAAGTCTGCACATCCCTAAAATGAATATAACATCAGGACCTGATTTACAGGGTTGTGAGAGGAGGGAATGAGATTGCGTGCATTAAAGCTAAATGTTCAGTTCCTTCTGGGAGAAATGGGGGAAGACAGTACATGAACAAAGGCCCTGAGATAGGAAGCGAAGGGCATCTTTGGCAAAGAataggagtttcccaggtggcactcgtggtcaagaactcgcctgcaatgcaaaagatgtaagagacgtgggttcgatccctgggtcaggaagatcccctggaggagggcatggcaacccactccagtattcttgcctggagaactccacggacagagaagccttgagggctacactccacagggtcgcaaagagttggacacaactgaagcaacttaccccATACACGCACACAGCTGCAAAGGATGAAGTTGGAAAGGTGGGACCAGACAAGATTAACAAGGCTCAAGTGTCAGACCCAGGAGTTGAGCCTGAGGCCACAGCATCCCCACCAGTGGAGTGGCCACATAAGAGTGTGCTTTAGGAGAGAAGGAGGGGGTCCGGTTGCACACACCAGCTGGGCAGCTCACCCGGAATTCCATGTCCAGGTTGCTGGTGGAGGCCACGGGATCCTTCAGGAGGGAGTAGTCGATGCCAACGAGCTCATCCACAGCACTGCGCACTGTCGGGAGGGGCTGGAGTCATGCAAAGCCGTGTGGTGCTGGGCTGGCTGCTTaggctctctgggcctcagctgctTACTCACAGAAGGGGGATTAGGACACTTCCCTCATAGGGTGCTTATGAAGCTCAAATCAGTTTTACTACAAGTGGAAAGTATTTAGTGCCCGGTGTGCAGTGGTCAacagtgttagctattattattgtgGCTTTTGTTGTTCTCTCGGTTTGTTTTTGGTCGCAGTGCTCAGCTTGCTGcattttagttccccaacgaggaattgaacctggggccatggcagtgaaagcactgggttctaaccactgagccaccagggaccgccccccccaccccgattattattattgttgttgtttgctgctactactactacatAGGTTTCATCAAGTCACTAAATAATATTGCGagggagagacttccctggtggtccaatggctaagactccatgctcccaatgcaggggcccgggtttgatccctggtcagggaattagatcccacatgccgcaattaagagtttgcatgctgcaactaaagatcctgcgtgtcacaattaagacctggcacagccaaataaataaataaaaagaaatttaagaaatactCTAAGATGGCAAGGGATTGCCTTCTCTCAGTGGCTTGGTTtcccctgccctctccttcccatcCTGTGCCCCATGTATGTGACATGATGATCTCATCGCTTAGGGAAAGGGAAGTCATGTTTACTGAGCTCCTGTTAAGTGCCAGGAGTTGAATACAAATGAGGCCCCCACAGCAGACACGTATTAAGGATCACGACAACCATGCCTTCAGTGAACCCTCACAGCGAGCCCTGAGGAAGCGCTGTCAGCCAACAAGGAGGGAGAGAGTGAGTACTGACCACAGGGAGTCAGTGGCAGGAGGCCACCTTTGAACCCAGGGCTGTTCCATCAAGTGCTACCTGACAGCTGCccacccagcctcctccccacctccgcGCCAGGGTGGGGCCCAGAGCTCCCCACCCCGTCTACACAACTCACCAGGCACGGTGTCCAGCAGCGAGTTGAGAAGCACAGTCCCTGCGTGGTAGAGCACGGGGCAGATCTGGGAGGTGGCAGCCTGAGTCAAGGTCTTGGCAAGAGAGGGCATACGACCCCCACCCCGCCATTGTCCTCCAACATGCCCCCCCCCACCTGCCATTGCCCACACCTGCTGGTTGAGGAGGAAGCGCATCCCTGAGGTGATGAACGTGGAGAGGAATTCATACACCTTCCTGTGAGGAGAGGAGAGGCCAGGTGAGTCCAGACCCTGCCCTCACCCCAACCCAGTTCTAGGAGAAATCACAGTGATTagagatgggggtgggtgggcagaaTACCTCTACTTCAACTTAATTTACCATGTCTTTAGTGGAGTTTCCATTAAAGATGTGGGCTCAAATTCCTTCTCCAGACTGGTTCTCAAGACCTCTTCTCTCACCTCGTCCCCCACCAATCAAATGAATGGACCCAGAGTTCCTCAAACCTCTGAGCATCCTCAGCTCCATATCCTTACTCCTGTCTTCCCTTACATCCTCAGTGCTCCCACCCTGTATTTTCCCATCTGGGCACAGGTGCTTCCTCTTCCAGGCAGTCCTCCTAGATTATTCTCTgaactcctcctcttcctcccagaGTACTTTCTTGGTCCCTCTCTCAAGGCCCCAGTGACAAATGTTTCATCCCTCCAGCCAGGCTCTAGTGTCCTTTCTGAATCCTCAAGGCCTGGCCtacacatttgttgaatgaataaaaaaactgTGTATCAACACCAGATAATAAATCCACCATTTTCTCTCCTCCACCTTCTTTCAGAACCAGCACAAATTCCCCTTCTCAGCCCCAACCCTGGAactatgttattatttttgttattaatggTAAGAGCTACCGATTATTGAAAACCCAGTACATGCCCACTGTATACACTAGGTCCTCACAGTGGTTCTTACCTAAGTGGTGAGCCCACATTATATGTGAGGtactgttataaatatttttacataaattaaGATGAACAGTCCTCACATCTCATAGAGTAGGTCCTATTACCATCCCCATCTTAGAGAGCTTCAGCAACTTGCTCAAGTTCATAGCCAGGAAGTGGTGGGGCTGCGACCTGGACCCAGTTGATCTGATTCCCAAGCCGTGCATTGTGCATTGCCCTAGGCAAATGGGCTGTGCGGCTGAAAGGGGGGACAGTAGGATTGGGGACAGAGCTTACTTGAAGGTTCCCCCAAAGGCTGCATGCATTCTGGAGACAGAGGCCTGGCAGGAGACGTTGGACACTTTGATCCGGCCAATGGTATCCCGGGAGAGTTGCAGAGCAGTGTGGATGGATACACCCTCGGCAGAGGCGTTGATATAGCCCCCATCATAGCTGTGGCAGGGGTGGGAGTGTTAATGGTCACTCCAACTTGGAGCTTAACCAAGTCTTTACTGTCCTCCTCCCCAAGCCATATTGGTCATGGTGGGAGCCCTCTTAATAAGGCTTATGTGCTTCTGCACAGTTCACCTGACTGTGAAATGGGTATGATTGCCCCTTttgtacagatggagaaactgaggctcagaaaggctaaGGGATTGCCCACAGCTCCACAGTTCCCCAGGCTTCCCAATCCACTCTCCACTCCCAGGTGTGGAGTGGAGAGTCTTGCGCCAGGTCCTCACAAGAACCAGTAGAGGAGCTGTCTCCGGAAGCGCAGCCCCCAGGAGGCATTGTTGATTTGTAGCACCAGCTCCTGGTCTGGCTGGAAATGGAGCTCAGAGAATGTCAGCTGCAGTTCTGTGACCTTCACCCTGTGTGGGAGGCCTCAGGGTCAGATTCATGACCAAGAAAAGGGCATCCCACCCAACCGTAGGAAATTCATTTGCTCCTCTTCCGTTCCAGGTCTGGGGAAGCTGGGGTGAGTGGAACGAATTCTCCCATTGCCCGTCACGTGCCCAACCTGGACCTGGGTGGCTAAAGACCATGGGTCTTTATCTCCTGTCCTTCGGACCTCTCCTATTAGCTCCACCCGGGTACCCTACACCCCACTCTCATCCTTGGCCAAGTTTCTTGACTCCGCCTCTGGGACCAGCCCCAATTCCACAGGTTCGGCTTCGCTTTTCTTGGTCCCGCCTACTTCTAGGCCACGCCCATCGTCTTGGTCCCGCCTCGGTAGGCGGGTCAGGCCTTTATCTTTTCCGGCCTCATCCTGTTTCTTAAGTCCAGCTTCGGCGATCGGGCCACGCCCCCAATCCACTCAGCCCTCCCTTCTCCCGAGACTCCGTAGGTATTTCCTAAGCCTCCGCCcctgcccaggccccgcccccttgACCCCCACTTACTCAGAGATGTTGTAGAAGAAGTGGCCCTCACTGCCCCGCAGGTCCGGGATGGTCACGGTCTCCAGCTCTTGTTCCAGAAAGCGCAGCCCCTCCTGCTTCACTGAAGCCGCAGTGAGGTCCTTAgttcctgcacacacacacacacacacaaacacacacacacctcccctccttactccccccaccctccaccgcACCCCCGCGCCTTACCCAGCTCCAGCGCCTTGGAGGTGATGCGGATCTTGCAGCCGGGGAGCTCGGCGTGAGCGCCGGCCAGCAGCGCTAGGATCAGGGCCCCGAAGAGGGCCATGGCGAGCGggcctggggatggggtggggatcgCAGGAGTCATCCAGGCCGCTAAAACCCACTCCTCGGATGGCCAACCAGAGGAGGGGGATGGCCCGGCTCGTTAAGCTCGAGATCGCTTTTCGGGGAACTTGCAACCAGTAACATTGCCTCCATTTGACAGAtgcggaaactgaggcttaggcgACGTGCTCCCTTACGCTCGGAGGATTTGGGGCACCGGGGGAGAGCAAGAGCACCTTCTCTGTTCCCCCGTGCAACCGCCGCGTGACGAGTCTGGACCTcccggggatcaaaccccccagcccccacagcAACCTCCCCTTTTCCTCGGCGGAGGGCGGGGGCAGCTTGCACGTTACCGTGGGAACGGCTGCACGCGCATTCCTGGGGGGTGGCTTGCGGTCTCCTAGGCCGCGAGTCGGAGGAGGCGAGGGAGCAAGCGGCCGACCCGACCTCCGGCTCCCGGCTCCCGGGGCTCTCGGCTCCTCCAGGTCCTAAATCCCTGTCGTTGGGCTTCTGCCTgatgccccccaccccaatctcAGCGCTCTCCTTCAGAGGCCCTCTTCCTCAGCCCGGGTTCAGTAAATCAGGGGGCTGGGCGAGGGTCTGAGGGCAGATGGGGGCGCGCCCCCAACTCACTCGCGGTACAGCCGGTGGTCGGCGCGGTCACGTGGGGCGGCGGGCAGCGCAAGGGATCCGGGCGGCGGGGTCTGGCGGGCAGCGCTGGTCCAGCCGCCTTTATAAAGCCGAGCCTCCCCGAgcccccctcctctctcccactctcctctcctccctcggAGATTGGGAGGGGATGGGGCGGGTCGCTGGCAACTGGGAGGGTGGAGAGGGCTGTACGGAGCCCCGTGACAAGCCTGGCCTTGTCAAGACAAGTGGGGGACCCAAgcggggcaggagggagggaagtgCAGAAGTCAGCCCGCCCGACGCCAGCAGTCCCTGCTTTGCTGGGACCTTGGTTCAGTTTCCCCCACCCATCTCTTCCTGTGTGATCCTAGGCAAGTCCCTTCCCTTGGGTGCCTGAGCCTCAATGTCCTCATCCAGTAAAATGTGTGTGATAATAGGAACCACCTCTTGGGCCCCGCGGCAAGCCtcaaaggcaatgcccaagacgCATACTTCCCTTTCCTTCCACCGAGCATCATCTCAAGACCTCTCCTTGCCAG
It encodes:
- the PLTP gene encoding phospholipid transfer protein isoform X2, producing MALFGALILALLAGAHAELPGCKIRITSKALELVKQEGLRFLEQELETVTIPDLRGSEGHFFYNISEVKVTELQLTFSELHFQPDQELVLQINNASWGLRFRRQLLYWFFYDGGYINASAEGVSIHTALQLSRDTIGRIKVSNVSCQASVSRMHAAFGGTFKKVYEFLSTFITSGMRFLLNQQICPVLYHAGTVLLNSLLDTVPVRSAVDELVGIDYSLLKDPVASTSNLDMEFRGAFYPLTEANWSLSNRAVEPQLQEEERMVYVAFSEFFFDSAMESYFRAGALKLSLVGDKVPHDLDMVLRASYFGSIVLMSPAVIDSPLKLELRVMEPPRCTIKPSGTTVSVTTSVTIALVPPNQPEVQLSSMIMDARLSAKMALRGKALRTQLDLRRFRIYSNQSALESLALIPLQTPLKTLLQIAVMPMLNERTWRGVQIPLPEGIDFVREVVTNHAGFLTIGADLHFAKGLREVIEKNRPADTRDPRTSSAPPPSTAAV
- the PLTP gene encoding phospholipid transfer protein isoform X1 encodes the protein MTPAIPTPSPGPLAMALFGALILALLAGAHAELPGCKIRITSKALELVKQEGLRFLEQELETVTIPDLRGSEGHFFYNISEVKVTELQLTFSELHFQPDQELVLQINNASWGLRFRRQLLYWFFYDGGYINASAEGVSIHTALQLSRDTIGRIKVSNVSCQASVSRMHAAFGGTFKKVYEFLSTFITSGMRFLLNQQICPVLYHAGTVLLNSLLDTVPVRSAVDELVGIDYSLLKDPVASTSNLDMEFRGAFYPLTEANWSLSNRAVEPQLQEEERMVYVAFSEFFFDSAMESYFRAGALKLSLVGDKVPHDLDMVLRASYFGSIVLMSPAVIDSPLKLELRVMEPPRCTIKPSGTTVSVTTSVTIALVPPNQPEVQLSSMIMDARLSAKMALRGKALRTQLDLRRFRIYSNQSALESLALIPLQTPLKTLLQIAVMPMLNERTWRGVQIPLPEGIDFVREVVTNHAGFLTIGADLHFAKGLREVIEKNRPADTRDPRTSSAPPPSTAAV